In Erpetoichthys calabaricus chromosome 4, fErpCal1.3, whole genome shotgun sequence, one genomic interval encodes:
- the LOC114641248 gene encoding olfactory receptor 6N1-like has translation MSNASLTTSLVQQFIIVGFPGFQDHESKFLFSVIFLIAYLFICLGNLSIFGTFILDEKLHKPMYTLICTLAVLDITFSSVTVPRIVAVLMFDSRVISFAACFAQFFLFHSLGSSQSLLLMLMAYDRFVAICNPLLYPTIMTNRVILKQIALCWLGGFIILIIPLVLALRLPFCGPNKVMHIYCDIGSVIRLACADISVNSIVTLTIGMSVMFISLAYILYSYIRIITSVLKIASSEGRAKAFSTCGTHLIVIFIFYFIAVGVYISYRIPGTSEDVRIITAALQTIIPPLLNPVVYCLRNKEIRDSFVKIVKRCKLSP, from the coding sequence ATGTCAAATGCAAGCCTGACAACGTCATTGGTTCAGCAGTTCATTATTGTTGGCTTTCCAGGATTTCAGGATCATGAAAgcaaatttctgttttctgtaataTTCTTGATTGCCTACCTTTTCATTTGCCTGGGGAACCTCAGCATCTTTGGCACATTCATACTGGATGAAAAGCTGCACAAGCCCATGTATACTCTGATTTGTACTCTGGCAGTTTTAGACATTACTTTTTCATCTGTCACAGTTCCAAGAATAGTGGCCGTTTTAATGTTTGACTCCAGAGTAATATCGTTTGCTGCTTGTTTTGCTcaattctttcttttccattctttaGGTAGTTCACAGTCCCTTCTCCTTATGCTGATGGCATATGACAGATTTGTGGCCATCTGTAATCCCCTACTGTACCCCACCATTATGACCAACAGAGTCATTCTAAAGCAGATTGCTCTGTGTTGGCTTGGAGGATTCATTATACTCATTATACCACTCGTCTTGGCTCTCAGGTTACCCTTTTGTGGTCCTAATAAAGTTATGCATATCTATTGTGACATTGGCTCTGTGATCAGACTGGCATGTGCTGACATTTCTGTTAACAGCATTGTGACTTTGACCATTGGGATGTCTGTTATGTTCATTTCCTTGGCTTATATTTTGTATTCCTACATCCGCATCATCACATCTGTGCTCAAAATTGCCAGTTCTGAAGGACGTGCCAAGGCTTTCTCTACTTGCGGGACACACCTGATAgtaatttttatcttttatttcattGCTGTGGGTGTTTATATTTCATATCGGATCCCGGGAACTTCTGAAGATGTGCGCATAATAACAGCCGCGCTACAGACCATAATTCCACCATTACTGAACCCTGTTGTATACTGCCTGAGAAACAAAGAGATTAGGGACAGCTTTGTCAAAATTGTAAAAAGGTGTAAACTTTCACCATAG
- the LOC127527689 gene encoding olfactory receptor 6N1-like, which translates to MTNTSLTVQSVQQFIVVGFPGFQDHESKLLFSVIFLIAYLLICLGNLSIFGTFMLDENLHKPMYALICTLAVLDITFSSITVPKLLAILMFDFRVISFAACFAQLFLFHSVGSSQSLLLMLMAYDRFVAICNPLLYPTIMTNRVILKQITWCWLGGFIIIIVPLILALRLPFCGPNKVMHVYCDLSSVVRLACADISVNSYLSLTIGLSVMFISLAYIVYSYIRIITSVLKIASSEGRTKAFSTCGTHLVVIFIFIFTAAGVFISYRIPGASEDMRIMAAALQTIIPPLLNPVIYCLRNKEIRDSFIKILKRCKISP; encoded by the coding sequence ATGACGAACACAAGCCTAACAGTGCAGTCGGTTCAGCAGTTCATCGTCGTTGGCTTTCCAGGATTCCAGGATCACGAAAGCAAACTTCTCTTTTCTGTCATATTCTTGATTGCCTATCTTTTAATTTGCCTCGGGAACCTCAGCATCTTTGGCACATTTATGCTGGACGAAAACTTGCACAAGCCCATGTATGCGCTAATTTGTACTCTGGCAGTTTTAGACATTACTTTTTCATCTATCACAGTTCCAAAACTACTGGCCATTTTAATGTTTGACTTCAGGGTGATATCATttgctgcttgctttgctcagctttttcttttccattctgtAGGAAGTTCACAGTCTCTTCTGTTAATGCTGATGGCATATGACAGATTTGTGGCCATCTGTAACCCACTTCTGTACCCCACCATTATGACCAACAGAGTCATTCTAAAGCAGATCACTTGGTGTTGGCTTGGAGGATTCATTATAATCATTGTTCCACTCATTTTGGCTCTCAGGCTGCCCTTTTGTGGTCCTAATAAAGTTATGCATGTCTATTGCGACCTCAGCTCAGTGGTCCGACTGGCTTGTGCTGACATTTCAGTTAACAGCTATTTGAGTTTGACCATCGGGCTGTCGGTTATGTTCATTTCCTTGGCTTATATTGTGTATTCCTACATACGGATCATCACATCTGTGCTCAAAATTGCCAGTTCTGAAGGACGCACCAAGGCTTTCTCTACCTGTGGGACACACCTGGTGGTAATTTTTATCTTTATCTTCACTGCTgctggtgtttttatttcatatcGGATCCCAGGAGCTTCTGAAGATATGCGCATTATGGCAGCTGCACTGCAGACCATAATTCCACCATTGCTAAACCCTGTTATATACTGCCTGAGGAATAAAGAGATTAGAGacagttttattaaaattttaaaaaggtgtaaaatatcacCATAG